ATAAGTGCAAAATAAATGTTTTTTGGCAAAACCTCTTTTTTGCCGCCACGTCTCCAAAATCTTAATCATCATCACTACATATCCCAGCTCATCACGGCTCATCCCGCTTCATTTTTTGGCAATACCCCCCCTCACTTCATATTCGGCGTGCGCGCATTATCGGACAGGGCAATTGCTACCGCCGGAGCCATGGCAATACGTTCCGACACGCAGGAATACATCTCTTCACCAACATACCCGCAGGCAATTTCAGGGCTCAAAGGATCAAATATCTCGGCGCTTATCCCCAGCTGTTCGCCGACGTAATCGACGATGGTTTGGTAAACATTCATGACACCGGACACATAAATCTTATTGACCCGTTCGTTACCAAGGGTTTCCGTAAGATATTCAAACGTTCTTTCTACTTGCCTGATTAAACGTTCCATAGCAGGCAGAACAGTTTCCCATATCTCCTGCTCCGATAAACCATAGCGATCTTGAGGGGTCAGGTCGGGCGAATCTGGGCTCAAGCTGAAAATAATCTCCCTGGCCCGTTTCTTGTCACAGAGTTCCGGAGTAGTACCATCGGTCGCCTGCGCAATTCGATTATTGATGGATTCAACCAATAGTTCCAGGAGGCTGCTTATTCCGGCCTTGATGCCGCGCGTCATGACGAGATTGCCGTGTGAGTAAATATCAATGCGGGAAAAATCGTTGCCGATGAACAAGCTGGCTGCAGTTCCATCATAGCCAGGCATCCACTCGGTGCGGAATATATTCTGCATGGCAAAAGGCGTAATGGAAATACCTGTCAAAGGCCAACCGGCATGAGAAAAGAGCTCCTGCAGCTCCTCAACCTCACGCCGCGGCGCTGTATAATACATAATGTCATATTTGTTTACGCCCTGATCAAGCGTTTCCCCCAGGACTTCAAAATCCAATATGGTTTCATTTTCATCAACGGGCGATTCTTTTTTAATAGTAAAATTAACGACTGTTTCTATTTGATTTTTCTCTACCCGCGGTATCCGGATATGATGGACTTCGACGTTGGCCGCCGACATAATCGCCCATAATTGCGCATTCTTGTTAACGCCACAAAAAGAGTTGAGCTCGTTTTTTAGAAAAACGTTAAATTCTGATGATTGACGGAGGATGGGCGGAACCGGCACCCGTTTTTGATCAATTAACGTAGGTTTGGCATCGGCCCTGGTGGTCTTCACTATCCGCAGGTACTCATGCCCGATGTCTATCCCCACGGTAACCGGTTTGCCCGCTGATACCTTGCTGGATCGGACCACCTTGACATTCCTTCCCGGGGGTGGCGTAAAGGAAGGCTTTTTTATCTCTGGGCTTTTTGTTTCCGGTGCTTGATCAGACTCCTTCTTGCGAATTACATCAAGGAGCTTTTCGGTGGACGTGATCTCGTTTGATCGGGCCAAGTCAATCCTCCTGCCAGTTACTGATAACGAATGGAAAATATTAACTACTTTGTTTACCGAAACTTCGTCAGCCAAGGACGATTACATGCCGTTCACTGATGCTTTATTTTACTCCAATGTTACTAACCTATAGCATTTCCTCTTTTTATGCAACTTTTTTTCATACTCTGCGGTCGGAAAATAGCAAACCTTCCGCACCATGTCAAGAATATTTTTACATTAGTGGACCTTGGCAGCGGGTGCGGAGATTAAAAAAATACTTGCTTGGATATTAAATTTAATATATTGAACAGCTGTCAACGGATAAACAGCGATGAGCTTCAACAAAGGAGAGGTCACTATGCGCAATTACTATAAGCTTTTGTTATTGATAATGGTGTTGGCAATTTCGGGCTGTGGCAGCGGCGCAACCAGTGCTGATCCCCTGGGCACCGATACCATAAGCGTGATCGCTGCCCCGACCTCCCTGGGCGCGGGAGAGAGCAGCGTTATAACGGCTACGGTAAAACATAAAGACGGCACAGTGGCCACCCTAAGATCTGTTACCTTCATTGTAACGAGTACGACGGGGGGGAGTATTGATGTTTCGGAAAAGGATATTGACGGCAACGGTGTAGCTACTGTGAATTACACTGCCGGGACGGGTGTAGGCACCGTACAGGATAAAGTCAAAGCGAGTATCTCCAACGGCGCTTCCGCTACCGTACTTATTACCAGGACGAACAATTCGGTTGTCCTTGCAGATTCTTGCGGTGGCGTTGTTGCCGCTTCAGGCAGTTGTACTATTACGGCAACCGTCACGAATAACTCCGGCGCCCCAGCCAGCGGAATAGATGTATCGTTTGACATTTCGACAAAAGGTACCGGATCGCCGAAACTGTCTCCGCTGCCTGTTGCACCAGCTACTACCACTGTCGTTACGACTGATGGCAACGGAGTAGCCAAAACTATTTACACCGCTGGCGCAACTGCTGGCATGACCGATTGGATAACGGCAACGATCACTGGTGGGAGTGCTGCTATCTTTATAACAGATTAATAAGACTTCAAAAAGCTCATAATTAGGAAAAATTTCGGTCAGGAGCGGGTGGCTGAGCAGTATCGGCGAGGCAAACCGCTCCTTTTTTTAAATCTCATTCATTCTTGACAATCCCCTCCTCATAATTTAGAATCCAGATAACGCTTAATCACCACTAACGAGGTAAACACCATGCCCATTTATGAATTCAAGTGCAAAAAATGCGGGAATATTTTTGAGACCTTGTTTTTCTCCCTGCAGGAAAAGAGGCAGGTTTCCTGCCCGGACTGCCAATCGAAAAGAACGGCACGGGTGATGTCCATCTTTGGCGGGAAATCCGGGGGCGCATCATCTGCCTTGGCTGGCGCTGCGGCCGGTTCCTCTTCCTGTTCGGCCAGTTCCTGTTCCCCCGGCTGATCCTGCTGATATAAAGCGGCAGGTAGCCGCTGAAAACTCCATATCATCTGAATATGGGTACTTCAAATCCCCCTCAATCCCCCCTTACTAAAGGGGGAGGAAAGAGGAGGGCTGCCTTCGCTAAAGAGGCCTTATTCTCCCCTCTTTGGCAAAGAGGGGTTGTGGGAGATTTTCGTTGCCCTTTTTTTATCATTGCCAAAAAATGAGATGCGTTATATAGCTAAAGGCAGAGACGTTTGAAAAGTACCCCTACTTTGTCATTCCCGTGCAGACGGAAATCCAGTCTTTTCGCGGTTTTCTGGATTCCCGCCTCCGCGGGAATGACGACTAATACTAAATAAGGAGCATTCACCATGAACATACTTATGTTTGGACCCAACGGTAGTGGGAAAGGGACGCAGGGAGCACTGATCCTGGCAAAATTGGGGATCCCCCATATTGAAGTCGGCGTAATCTTTAGAAACAACATTAAAGCCGGGACGGAACTGGGCAAGAAGGCCCGCGCCTATATTGATAAGGGGGAACTGGTGCCCGACGAGATTACTGTCCCCATGATCCTGAATCGCCTCCAGGAGGCGGACTGCGCCAAGGGCTGGATTCTGGACGGTTTCCCGCGTAATATCACCCAGGCGGAAGCGCTGCATAAAAATCTCGGCGAACGGGGCATGAAGCTGGATTATGTAGTCGAAATTGTGCTGGCACGAGAGGTCGCCAAAAAGCGGATCATGGGACGCAGGCTCTGCCCAAAAGACAATAACCATCCCAACAATATCTTTATCGAGGCCATCAAGCCGGCCACGAAAGACGGCGCGATAGTATGCCGCGTTTGCGGGGCCGACAACCTGGCCACACGGGCCGACGACCAGGATGAAACGGCCATTGACCAGCGGCACGGCGTTTATTACGACGAAAAAACGGGCACCATGGCAGCGGCAAATTTCTTTCGCAGCCGCGTAAAAGTCATTGCCGTGGACGGTGGCCCATCCGTCGGCGAGGTCTCCCGGCTGATTCTCGCACAACTGCCGTAGCCCGAGACCGATCCCAAAATACTAACGGAGCCTTCCTGAAAAATCGGAGGGCTTTTTTCTATCACAGAGGTGAAAACAGTCAGCATAACAATGGAAAATATCCGTAATTTCAGCATTATCGCCCACATTGACCACGGGAAATCCACTCTTGCCGACCGCTTGATCCAATTCACCGGCATCACGGACGCGCGCACCTACAAAGATCAGATTCTCGACAACATGGATATCGAACGGGAGCGCGGCATCACCATCAAGAGTCAGGCCATTGCGCTGCCATACCACGGGCAGGACGGCCGGGATTACACCCTCAACCTTATTGATACGCCGGGCCATGTGGATTTTTCTTATGAGGTTTCCCGGTCCCTCGCTTCCTGCGAAGGCGTGCTGTTGCTCATTGACGCGGCCCAGGGAGTACAGGCGCAGACCCTGGCCAATCTCTATCTGGCCATGGAGCACAACCTCGAAATTATCCCAGTCATCAACAAGATTGATCTGCCCTCGGCGGACGTGGAACGGGTGATTGAGCAGATAGACTCTGAGCTGGGGCTGGACCCGGATAAACACCTCCAATGCTCGGCGAAGGAAGGAACGGGCATTGACGCGATTCTAGAGGCCGTGGTGGAGAGGATTCCACCCCCCCAGGGCGATCTGGCAGCCCCGCTGGCGGCGCTTATATTTGATGCCCATTACGATTCCTTTCGCGGGACCGTGATCCACTGCCGGATCTTTAACGGCACAGTAAAAAGCGGCGACACGATCCGCTTAATGTTCAACAATGCCGCCTACCGGGTAGAGGAAGTCGGTCATTTCATGCTGACTCGGCAAAAAAGGGACCAACTCGCGGCGGGCGATGTGGGCTACATTATCGCCGGCGTCAAGACTGTCTCCGATGTGCACACAGGGGACACCATCACCCTCGATAACCGCCCCTGCGCGCAACCGCTGCCCGGATTCCGGGAAGTAAAACCCGTGGTTTTTGCCTCCATTTATCCGATCGCCTCGGACGACTATCAGAATCTCGCCGATTCGCTGGAAAAATACAAGCTCAACGACGCCTCTTTTATCTATCAGAAGGACTCCTCCGCCGCCCTCGGGCAGGGTTTCCGCTGTGGGTTCCTGGGTCTGCTGCATCTGGAAATTGTTCAGGAAAGGTTGGAAAGAGAATATGACCTCTCCATCATCCTTTCCGTGCCTAGCGTGCGCTACCGCTTCACCTTAAAAAACGGGACGAACATCGAGGTGGATAACCCCACCTACTACCCCGATGTCAGTTCCATTGAAGGTTCCGAAGAACCCTATATCCGCGCCGTCATGATGCTCCCGGAGCGGTACTTGGGCGCCGTCATGAAACTCTGCATGGACAAGCGGGGCGGCAACAACACGCTCAATTACACGGGCCCGGGCCGCGTGGAACTGGTCTATGAGATGCCGCTTGCGGAGGTCATTTTCGATTTCTACGACCGCTTCAAATCCGTGACCCAGGGTTACGGATCATTTGATTACGACCTGATTGATTATCGTCCCGGCAGCCTGGTCCTCGTGGATATCCTCGTGAACGGAGAAAAAGTGGATGCCCTATCGCAGATCATCCATCGCGACCGCGCCCGCAGCCGCGCGCTGCAGGCCTGTGAACGGCTCAAGGAAGAGATCCCCAAGCAGATGTTTAAAATTGCCATCCAGGGGGCCGTCGGGGGGGAAATCATCTCCCGCACCACTATCTCCGCCTTTCGCAAGGATGTAACGGCCAAGTGCTACGGCGGCGATATCAGCCGTAAACGCAAGCTCCTGGAAAAGCAGAAGAAGGGCAAGAAGCGGATGAAGATGATCGGCTCGGTGAGCATCCCCCAGAGCGCCTTTCTGGCAGTTCTTAAATCAGACAATGACTGATGACCATCCCCCCGGCCTTTATATCCACATCCCCTTCTGCCGCACGAAGTGTCATTATTGCGGCTTCTATTCCACCACGGCCCTCGCCCGGGTCCCGGACTTCCTGCAGGCCATTGGGAAAGAAATGGACATCTACCGGGGTGATTTCGGTACCTTCGATACTATTTACATCGGCGGCGGCACGCCATCTGTCCTCTCTGTAAAAGACCTGAGCACAATCCTGGCAGGCGTAGCTGAAAAATTCAACGTCTCTCCACAGGCCGAAATCACTTTGGAAGCCAATCCCGGCGATCTTTCTTTAACGCTCCTGCAAGATTTCCGGCGTCTCGAAATCAATCGCCTGAACCTGGGCATTCAATCCTTTGACGATGACGCCCTCAGTTTCCTCGGCCGTCGCCATAGCCGTCAGCAGGCAATCCTTGCCATCGAGATAGCCCATAGGGCCGGTTTCGACAATCTTGGCCTGGACCTGATTTACGGGCTGCCTGGCCAATCGCTCGCCGACTGGCTGGGCACCCTGCGTCAGGCCCTGTCCTTCCAGCCAAGCCATCTTTCCTGTTACCAGCTCACCATTGAACCCAAGACGCCCTTAGGCATCAGACACTTAAAAGGTGAAGTATCCCTGCCCGATGCAGAAATGCTGGCCGACTTATTTTTCCAGACCGCTGCGGCCCTGGAGCAGGCCGGCTATCTTCACTACGAGGTCTCTAATTTTGCCCGGGACGCAGCATCCTTATCCAAGCATAATCAGAAGTACTGGCGACATACGCCCTATCTGGGCCTGGGACCGGCGGCGCACTCCTTCTGCAATAATAAGCGCTGGGGGAATCATCGTGACTTAGCCCGTTATATTAATGACTTGAAAAGTAATGCGAAACCCATTGATACGGAAGAAATGCTGACCCCGGCAGAGCTGCGGCTGGAGGCCCTGTTTCTGGGATTACGGACGAAAAAAGGGATTGATCTGGATAATTTTCGGGAGCGTTACGGCTGCGATCTTCTGACAGAAAAGAGAGCGACAATTGCTCATTTGATAGACGAGGAACTGCTCGAAATAAGCGGCGGTCGCCTGCGGCCAACTCTAGCCGGCATGGCGGTGGCCGACAGCCTGGCCTGTATATAATATCACCTAAAGAGAACTTCAAATCCCCCTCAATCCCCCTTTACTAAAGGGGGAAATTTTGGTTCCCCTCTTCGGCAAAGAGGTGTTAGGGAAGATTTTCTTCAAGGTAGTCCATGACATCCCGGAAATTTTCGTAGTGGATGCAGGCGGTGCCGTTATTCTGGCAAGTATCGTAAAGTATGTACTTGGCGAACACAAGATCGGCGGTCTTTGCCGGACAGACATCGGAATAGCTGTCCCCGACATAGATGATACGCCGGTAACCGGCGGCAAACCCCTTCAGAATATTCGTTTTGCAGGTGCCGCATTTACCGCAAAGCTCATTTGCGTGGGGGAAATCAATCGTGAGACCATCGCCGGGGCAAAAAGTGGCGGTATTGGAGAAGAATTCGATGTCGGCCAGATTATACTTATGCAAAACGGTCGCGATATAAAAATCAAGTCCGTCGGAGGCGATCTTGAGATCGTAGCCGCGCTCCCCGCAGAAGCGGTGAAATTCGGCAAAGTAGGGATCAATGGTCGCATGAGTGTGGACGTATTCCACCATCTGTTCCCTGCTGCCCCGCATCAGCGCGGCGATCCGCGTATAGGCCTCGCGGGAGCCGATCTCGGCGGTGCAGAAGGCGCGGTCAATGTCCCGCCATTCCTCGCTGCAAAAGCGATCCAGAATCTTGCTCCCCATGTCCACGCTGCAGGCGGTACCGTCGAAGTCACAGATAATTAATATTCTTTCCCCCGGCAAAGGCTCTAATGCTGCTATTCCTGCCGGGGGAAAGAGGGTTGATTTACTTTCGTCGGTCATTATTTGGGGGCCGTTTGGGCCATCTTCAGGAAAGGTGTAAATAAATCTATGGGGATCGGGAAGAGGGTGGTGGAATTGTTTTCCGCCGCCACGTGCGTCAGTGTCTGCAGGTACCTGAGCTGCAGCGAGATGGGCTGGGTAGCCATCAGGGCGGCAGCCTCAATGAGTTTCTGGGCGGCCTGGAATTCGCCTTCGGCGGCAATCACCTTCGCCCTTCTCTCCCGTTCCGCTTCCGCCTGCTTGGCGATGGCCCGCTTCATCTCTTCCGGCAGGTCAATTTGTTTCACTTCCACGTGCGAGACCTTGATTCCCCAGGCATCGGTGCTGCGGTCCAAAATCTCCTGGATGTTGATGTTGATCTTTTCCCGGACCGACAGGATTTCATCGAGCTCAAACTGGCCGCAGACGCTCCGCAGCGTGGTCTGGGCAAGCTGAGAGGTGGCGTAGAGGTAGTTTTCCACCTTGATGACCGCCTCATTGGCATCCATGACCCGGAAGTACACGACGGCATTGACCTTAAGGGAAACATTGTCACGCGTAATGACGTCCTGTGGCGGAACATCCATAGTGATCGTCCGCATATCCACGCGCACCATCCGGTCAATTACGGGAATAAGAATGATCAGGCCGGGACCTTTGGCGCCGATGACCCGGCCCAGACGAAAAATGACCCCCCGTTCGTACTCATTCAGGATCTTGATGGCCGATGAAAGGAACAAAAAACCCAAAACAATAATAATAAATACCGGATAAAAATTTTCCATGATCGTCTCCTTTTAAATTTCTTCAACCTTAAGTTTAAGTCCCGCCACTGTCACTACCCTTATCTTCCGCCCTTTGGATATTTTCTGGTCGCTGCACGCGTACCAGTATTCACCTTCAACAAGAACGCGGCCATCGGCCTCGATATCTGTCACTGCCTCCCCTTCCTCGCCCACCAGGGACGCCTCGCCCGTGTATTGCTTCTGCCGCTGGGCCTTGAGGACCAAAGCGATCACGGCCGCAAAGAACAAGGATATCGTGGCCACCGCCGGTATCAATACCTGCCAGGACACCCGGAGCGCGGGATCGGTAGAATCGAAGAGCATTAACGACCCCATAACCAGCGCGATAATCCCTCCTACCGTGAGCAGGCCGTGACTCATTACCTTAATTTCGGCAATGAAGAGCAGGACGCCGAAAATGATCAGGAGCATGCCCGAATAATTGATGGGCAGGGTTTGCAGGGCAAAGAAAGAAAGCAAAAGCGCAATGCCGCCGATGATCCCGGGCAGCAAAGCCCCCGGGGTGGTAAACTCGAAATAAAGCCCGGCCAAACCTATCAGCATCAGTATATAGGCGATATTGGGATCACTGATCGCTGCCAGTATCCCTTGGCGCAGGCTCATCTTCTTTTCATTGATGATCGCGCCTTTAGTCTTCAGGACTACCTTGACCTTACCGGAAGCAAGGGAAACCGTCCGGTTATCTATCTTTTCCAGCAGGTCCCGCACATCGGTGGCGACCAGATCTATCACCTTGTTTTTCAGGGCATCTTCGGCCGTAATGGATTCGCTCCGGCGCACCGCCCTTTCCACCCAATCTTCATTCCGGCCCTTTTGTCGGGCAATCCCGCGCACGTAAGCTGCCGCATCATTTTCCACCTTTTTGACCATCGTCTTGTCTATCGCGCCGCCAATACCAATGCTCACCGGATGGGCGGCGCCGATATTAGTGCCAGGCGCCATGGCGGCAATGTGAGCGGCGACGGTAATGATGACCCCAGCCGAGGCCGACCTTGCACCAGAGGGATACACAAAAACAATCACCGGGATGGAGGCGTTCAGTATGCCCTTGGCGATATCCCGCATCGCCAGATCCAACCCGCCCGGCGTATCAAGCAAGATGATGATTCCCTGGGCGCCTTCTTTGGTCGCAGTCTCAATATTCTGCACGATGTACTGCGCAATGGGCGGCGTAATGGTGGCATTGACCGTGATCACGTCAAAGACCGGCGCCTTCCCAACGCCGTAAGAAAAAACCGGACAGAGCAGCAAGACCGCATAAAACAGGTACATCAATTTTTTGCTATTTATTTTCAATGACATAGGTCCCATAAAGTCAGACTTTCTTTATTCCCAGCTCGTTCATAATCATCTGTACGTCCTCCCAGACTAATTTCTTGGCGGACGGATTTCTCAGCAGATAGGCGGGATGGAAAGTCGGCATCACCTTAATTCCGGTGTATGTATGAAATCTTCCCCGCAGTGCGCTGATGGGGATGTCTTTTTTAAGCAACGTCTGGGCGGCAAAAGTGCCCAGGGCGCAGATAGCACGGGGGGCGATGGCCTGGAGTTGCTTGATCAGGAAAGGCTCACAGGCTGTAATCTCTGGCGCTTCCGGGTCGCGGTTGCCGGGGGGGCGGCATTTGATGATATTGCAGATGTAAACATCCCGGCGAGCCAAACCCATGGCCTCGATAATCTTCGTCAGCAATTGACCGGCCCGGCCTACAAATGGTTCCCCCTCGCGGTCCTCATCGGCCCCCGGCGCCTCGCCGACGAAAACCAGCGATGCCTTAGGGTTGCCGACGCCGAAAACCAGACTTTTTCTCAAGGTGCCTAAGGAACAACGCTGACAGTCGCCCATCTCCGCCCGGATCGCCTCCAGACCGACCAGGCCCTCTTCGCGCACATCATCGCTCTTTTCCGGGCCTAATCCCAATTGCCCCCTGCCCTTCTGACGCGTAAAAGGCTGCGGTTGCCCGGTTTCCTGATTCCACAGGATGCGCGATTTTACGGAATCCAGCATGCTTGCCAATTCAGCCTTCAGTTCTTCCTCGATCATGATGATCTCTGATTTCGGCCAATTAACTTGTCCAGTATCCGGTCCGCCACCTGCATTTTATCCAACAAGGGCAGTTCTTCGATTATCCCGTCCCGGCCCATAATGGTGACGATGTTGGTATCGCCCTGAAAACCGGCGCCTTTCTTGGTAACTAAGTTGGCCACGATGTAATCCATATTCTTCTTTGCCATCTTGCTTGCGGCATTTTCCACGAGATTTTCTGATTCCATGGCAAAGCCGATCAAGAAACGCTTGCCTTTATTTTTACCCAGCTCGGCAATAATGTCCGGATTTCTCTCCAACTTAAGGAGCAGCGTGTCATCACGCTTTTTTATTTTATTTTCGGCGCGCACGGCGGGGCGATAATCGGCGACCGCCGCCGCTTTAATGACCACTGTGGACTGCCGATAATTCTCCAGTACGGCGTCCCGCATCTCAACGGCCGTAGAGACGCCA
This genomic interval from Deltaproteobacteria bacterium contains the following:
- a CDS encoding adenylate kinase gives rise to the protein MNILMFGPNGSGKGTQGALILAKLGIPHIEVGVIFRNNIKAGTELGKKARAYIDKGELVPDEITVPMILNRLQEADCAKGWILDGFPRNITQAEALHKNLGERGMKLDYVVEIVLAREVAKKRIMGRRLCPKDNNHPNNIFIEAIKPATKDGAIVCRVCGADNLATRADDQDETAIDQRHGVYYDEKTGTMAAANFFRSRVKVIAVDGGPSVGEVSRLILAQLP
- the lepA gene encoding translation elongation factor 4, which codes for MENIRNFSIIAHIDHGKSTLADRLIQFTGITDARTYKDQILDNMDIERERGITIKSQAIALPYHGQDGRDYTLNLIDTPGHVDFSYEVSRSLASCEGVLLLIDAAQGVQAQTLANLYLAMEHNLEIIPVINKIDLPSADVERVIEQIDSELGLDPDKHLQCSAKEGTGIDAILEAVVERIPPPQGDLAAPLAALIFDAHYDSFRGTVIHCRIFNGTVKSGDTIRLMFNNAAYRVEEVGHFMLTRQKRDQLAAGDVGYIIAGVKTVSDVHTGDTITLDNRPCAQPLPGFREVKPVVFASIYPIASDDYQNLADSLEKYKLNDASFIYQKDSSAALGQGFRCGFLGLLHLEIVQERLEREYDLSIILSVPSVRYRFTLKNGTNIEVDNPTYYPDVSSIEGSEEPYIRAVMMLPERYLGAVMKLCMDKRGGNNTLNYTGPGRVELVYEMPLAEVIFDFYDRFKSVTQGYGSFDYDLIDYRPGSLVLVDILVNGEKVDALSQIIHRDRARSRALQACERLKEEIPKQMFKIAIQGAVGGEIISRTTISAFRKDVTAKCYGGDISRKRKLLEKQKKGKKRMKMIGSVSIPQSAFLAVLKSDND
- the hemW gene encoding radical SAM family heme chaperone HemW; amino-acid sequence: MTDDHPPGLYIHIPFCRTKCHYCGFYSTTALARVPDFLQAIGKEMDIYRGDFGTFDTIYIGGGTPSVLSVKDLSTILAGVAEKFNVSPQAEITLEANPGDLSLTLLQDFRRLEINRLNLGIQSFDDDALSFLGRRHSRQQAILAIEIAHRAGFDNLGLDLIYGLPGQSLADWLGTLRQALSFQPSHLSCYQLTIEPKTPLGIRHLKGEVSLPDAEMLADLFFQTAAALEQAGYLHYEVSNFARDAASLSKHNQKYWRHTPYLGLGPAAHSFCNNKRWGNHRDLARYINDLKSNAKPIDTEEMLTPAELRLEALFLGLRTKKGIDLDNFRERYGCDLLTEKRATIAHLIDEELLEISGGRLRPTLAGMAVADSLACI
- a CDS encoding MtnX-like HAD-IB family phosphatase; translation: MTDESKSTLFPPAGIAALEPLPGERILIICDFDGTACSVDMGSKILDRFCSEEWRDIDRAFCTAEIGSREAYTRIAALMRGSREQMVEYVHTHATIDPYFAEFHRFCGERGYDLKIASDGLDFYIATVLHKYNLADIEFFSNTATFCPGDGLTIDFPHANELCGKCGTCKTNILKGFAAGYRRIIYVGDSYSDVCPAKTADLVFAKYILYDTCQNNGTACIHYENFRDVMDYLEENLP
- a CDS encoding slipin family protein, whose amino-acid sequence is MENFYPVFIIIVLGFLFLSSAIKILNEYERGVIFRLGRVIGAKGPGLIILIPVIDRMVRVDMRTITMDVPPQDVITRDNVSLKVNAVVYFRVMDANEAVIKVENYLYATSQLAQTTLRSVCGQFELDEILSVREKININIQEILDRSTDAWGIKVSHVEVKQIDLPEEMKRAIAKQAEAERERRAKVIAAEGEFQAAQKLIEAAALMATQPISLQLRYLQTLTHVAAENNSTTLFPIPIDLFTPFLKMAQTAPK
- a CDS encoding nodulation protein NfeD translates to MYLFYAVLLLCPVFSYGVGKAPVFDVITVNATITPPIAQYIVQNIETATKEGAQGIIILLDTPGGLDLAMRDIAKGILNASIPVIVFVYPSGARSASAGVIITVAAHIAAMAPGTNIGAAHPVSIGIGGAIDKTMVKKVENDAAAYVRGIARQKGRNEDWVERAVRRSESITAEDALKNKVIDLVATDVRDLLEKIDNRTVSLASGKVKVVLKTKGAIINEKKMSLRQGILAAISDPNIAYILMLIGLAGLYFEFTTPGALLPGIIGGIALLLSFFALQTLPINYSGMLLIIFGVLLFIAEIKVMSHGLLTVGGIIALVMGSLMLFDSTDPALRVSWQVLIPAVATISLFFAAVIALVLKAQRQKQYTGEASLVGEEGEAVTDIEADGRVLVEGEYWYACSDQKISKGRKIRVVTVAGLKLKVEEI
- a CDS encoding uracil-DNA glycosylase, producing MIEEELKAELASMLDSVKSRILWNQETGQPQPFTRQKGRGQLGLGPEKSDDVREEGLVGLEAIRAEMGDCQRCSLGTLRKSLVFGVGNPKASLVFVGEAPGADEDREGEPFVGRAGQLLTKIIEAMGLARRDVYICNIIKCRPPGNRDPEAPEITACEPFLIKQLQAIAPRAICALGTFAAQTLLKKDIPISALRGRFHTYTGIKVMPTFHPAYLLRNPSAKKLVWEDVQMIMNELGIKKV